A genomic region of Venturia canescens isolate UGA chromosome 7, ASM1945775v1, whole genome shotgun sequence contains the following coding sequences:
- the SpdS gene encoding spermidine synthase: MDALKEGWFSEINDLWPGIAVSLEVNKVLYKEKSQFQDILVLQTKAHGRTLVLDGIIQCTENDEFSYQEMITFLPLCSHPNPKNVLIVGGGDGGVAREVAKHPSVEKIVQIEIDASVLEVSRNYLPFMSSGLDNPKVTLKVGDGFEFMKQHSSEFDVIITDSSDPVGPAECLFQREYFDLMRTALKPNGLICSQAGTAWGNLNHVAQTMKHCRSAFNVAEYGIASVPTYPTGQIGFVLGSTDDSTNFKEPMRIFSEEELEKMGMCYYTDRVHRAAFVLPRFVEKALKP; this comes from the exons atGGATGCTCTCAAGGAAGGTTGGTTCAGCGAGATAAACGATCTTTGGCCAGGTATCGCGGTCTCTTTGGAGGTCAATAAAGTTCTTTACAAAGAGAAGTCACAGTTCCAAGATATTTTGGTGCTCCAAAC aaaagcACATGGCAGAACACTTGTGCTTGATGGAATAATTCAGTGTACGGAAAACGATGAATTCTCGTATCAGGAGATGATAACGTTTCTGCCGCTTTGCAGTCATCCGAATCCGAAGAAT GTTTTAATTGTAGGGGGTGGTGATGGTGGTGTTGCGCGCGAAGTTGCGAAACATCCGAGCgtcgaaaaaatcgtacaGATTGAAATAGACGCGAGTGTTTTAGAAGTATCGCGCAATTATTTACCGTTCATGTCGTCGGGTTTGGATAATCCCAAAGTAACTCTCAAAGTTGGCGACGGTTTTGAATTCATGAAGCAGCATAGCAGCGAATTCGACGTTATCATCACTGACAGTAGCGATCCAGTCG GCCCTGCTGAATGTTTATTCCAAAGGGAATATTTCGATTTGATGCGTACAGCGTTAAAACCGAACGGTCTAATTTGCAGTCAGGCTGGGACAGCTTGGGGGAATCTTAATCACGTTGCACAGACAATGAAGCATTGTCGATCAGCTTTCAACGTTGCAGAATATGGCATAGCTTCAGTGCCGACATATCCGACGGGGCAAATAGGTTTCGTTCTCGGGAGCACGGATGAC TCAACAAATTTTAAAGAGCCCATGAGAATATTCAGCGAGGAGGAGCTCGAGAAAATGGGAATGTGTTATTACACTGATCGGGTACACAGGGCGGCATTTGTATTGCCAAGGTTCGTTGAAAAAGCTTTGAAGCCATGA